In Antarcticibacterium arcticum, the genomic stretch CAATGTATTTCCTTTCCAAAGCAATTACAGATATGGGTATAAAAGTGGTTCTTTCGGGAGAAGGGGCAGATGAGATCTTTGGCGGATATCTTTATTTTAAAAATGCTCCCACAGCTGATGCCTTTCAGAAGGAAACAATAAGAAGGGTAAAGAGGCTTTCTACGGCAGATTGTTTGCGGGCCGATAAATCTACGATGGCTCACGGGCTTGAAGCCAGGGTTCCATTTCTTGACAAAGCCTTTCTTCGAACTGCTATGGAAATTGCCCCGCAGCACAAGATGCCGGCAGCGTATGAAGGTATTGAAAAATATATCCTCAGGAAAGCATTTGACACTCCTGAAGCTCCATTCTTACCACAGGAGGTACTATGGAGGCAAAAAGAACAATTTAGCGATGGAGTGGGCTATAGCTGGATAGACCGACTTGTAGAATATGCTTCTTCGCAGGTTAGTGATGTTGAAATGGAAACAGCCCATTTGAAATTTCCAATCAATACTCCTTCTACCAAAGAGGCCTATTATTATCGTGAAATCTTCCATTCATTTTATCCTCAGGAAAGCGCAGCGAGAAGTGTTAAAAAGTGGATTCCAAAATGGCAGGAAGACCTTGATCCCAGTGGTAGGGCAAACGCCTCACATGTCGCAAAAAGCACCTTACACAGCGTAAAGGCGGTGTGAGTGAAAAACAGTGCGAAAAATGTGGAGTTTTTTACACAAATTGTTAATAACTTAAAGCTAATGGGAAGCGCTTCAAGCTAATAGGAGTAGGGGTTTTCTTATATTTGTCTGTTATAAAAATTGAGGAAAATTAACAGAGTTATATATGAGCGAAGAAGCGAAGAAAAACAGTTATTCGGCAGATAGTATTCAGGCCCTGGAAGGGATGGAGCATGTGCGCATGCGGCCATCCATGTACATTGGAGATACAGGGGTAAGAGGTTTGCATCACCTGGTTTATGAAGTGGTAGATAATTCTATTGATGAGGCCATGGCCGGGCACTGTGACACCATAAAAGTTACAATTCAAAAAGATGGATCGGTTAAGACCGAGGATAATGGAAGGGGGATCCCGGTAGATCTTCACAAAAAAGAAGGAGTATCGGCTCTTGAGGTGGTAATGACCAAGATTGGTGCTGGTGGTAAATTTGATAAAGATTCCTATAAAGTATCCGGAGGTTTGCACGGGGTGGGGGTAAGTTGTGTTAATGCGCTTTCGCAGAGCCTTAAGGCCACTGTTTACCGCGATGGGACCATTTGGGAGCAGGAATATGAATTGGGAAAACCTCTTTATCCTGTTAAGCCGGTAGGTGAAACAGAACTTAGTGGTACCGTTATCACTTTCAAGCCAGATCCCAGTATTTTTCAACAAACCGTAGATTATAGTTATGACACCCTTGCAACGAGAATGCGGGAATTGTCATTTTTAAATAAAGGGATCACAATATATCTTACAGATGAGCGTATTGTTGATGAAAAAGGGGAAATAGCCACAGAGGTCTTTCATTCAGATGATGGTCTAAAGGAATTTGTAAGATTTCTTGATGGCAACCGTGAATCTATCATAAGTGATGTGATCTCAATGGAAGGAGAAAAGAATGATATCCCCGTTGAAGTTGCAATGGTTTACAATACCTCCTTCAATGAGAATTTGCATTCTTATGTAAACAATATCAATACGCATGAAGGTGGAACCCATCTTGCAGGTTTTAGAAGAGGTCTTACTACTACATTAAAGAAATATGCAGATGCATCCGGAATGCTGGATAAGCTGAAATTTGAAATCGCCGGAGATGATTTTCGTGAGGGATTGACAGCTATTATTTCAGTAAAAGTTGCAGAACCTCAATTTGAGGGTCAAACCAAGACCAAGTTAGGGAACAGGGAAGTAACAGCTGCGGTATCACAGGCTGTTTCTGAAATGCTTGAGAATTATCTGGAAGAACATCCCGGGGATGCCAAGATCATTGTTGAAAAAGTGATCCTTGCTGCTCAGGCGCGTCACGCGGCCAAGAAAGCGAGAGAACTGGTGCAGCGTAAAACTGTAATGAGTATTGGCGGGTTGCCCGGAAAATTATCAGATTGTTCTGAGCAGGATCCTGCAAAATGTGAGGTGTACCTTGTAGAGGGAGACTCGGCAGGTGGTACTGCCAAGCAGGGAAGAGACAGGAATTTTCAGGCTATTTTGCCATTAAGGGGTAAGATCCTGAATGTGGAAAAAGCAATGACCCACAGGGTGTTTGATAATGAGGAGATAAAAAACATATATACTGCACTTGGTGTTACCATTGGAACCGAGGAAGACAGTAAAGCACTTAACCTTTCCAAACTTCGATACCATAAGGTGGTCATAATGTGTGATGCTGATGTGGATGGTAGCCACATTGAAACGCTTATCCTTACTTTCTTCTATAGATATATGAAGGAATTACTGGAAAATGGACATATTTACATTGCAACCCCACCCTTATACCTTGTTAAAAAAGGCCAGAAAAAGCAATATGCGTGGAATGAAAAAGAACGCGATGCCATAGCTGAAAGTTTTAACGGAAGCGTTCAAATTCAGCGATATAAAGGTTTGGGAGAGATGAATGCAGAACAATTGTGGGATACTACAATGAATCCGGAATTCAGGATGCTGCGACAGGTGAATATTGATAATAGCAGTGAGGCCGACAGGATCTTCTCTATGTTGATGGGAGATGAGGTACCGCCAAGAAGGGAGTTTATAGAGAAAAATGCTGTATATGCCAACATTGATGTTTAACTATTAGATAGTTTTAAAAGCACAGGCCTAAACGAAAGTTTGGGCTTTTTTAATAATTTCCTGAAATTTACGTTATCAATACACAGCTATTGTATTTTTAGTATTTTTACAACGCAACTAAAAAAAAAACCATTTGAAAAATCTCCGAGTCCCCCTGCTTGTGTTCTCTTTTCTGGGTATAGGTCAAACCGCATTTGCACAGGATGATCAACAAACCCAATTAATCAATGATATGCTGGTGATCGCAGACAAATTTGCAGCTCCGGGTGCTGAAGGTGCGGCCATTCAGACTAGTGCCGGTTGGTTCTCATCCGCAAGCACATTAGATAAATGGAAATTTGAAGTTTCTCTACATGGAAATGGATTGTTCGTGCCATCAGGTAAAAAAAATGCCTTAATTACTAACGATCGGGATATAAAGTTGGTTAATGTAAAAGGAAGTAATAATGCATTAATCCCTACTGTTTATGGAGGGGATACTAATGTGATGTTTGAATTGGAATTTAGAAATCCCTTAAATGGAAATGTTGAAACAAAAGAATTTGAGGCTATTGATGGCCTGGATAAGGGCATGTTATTACACCCCTATCCTCAGGTAACCGTAGGTTTGCCTTATGGCACAGAGGTGGCTGTGAGATTTTTACCGCCAATAATGGTGAATGATATAGGTTTTAGTACTTATGGAGCAGGTATAAAACACAATTTTAGTCAATATATAGAAAGAAGGTTTGATCCTGAAGATTTTCAATTTGCAGCAGCAGCTACCTATAGTAATTTTAAAGTAGATTATGCTTTTTCCCAATTATCAATTCCACCTTTCATGGAATTGAACCGGATAGATGTAAATGCCGATCTTTGGTTGTTCCAGGTCCTGGGATCCAAATTATATGATTCCTTCGAAGTTTTTGGAGCTCTTGGTGTAACACTTTCTCAGTTTGATTATAAAATGGGGGGGACCGGTCCTGCTTTACCGTTGTTGAATCAGGAATTAATGAATCTTCACGGGAACAGCACAAAATTTAAGGGCGATATAGGTTTTAATTATTATTTCAGCAATTTTAAAATAAGCAGTATGTTCACCGCAAGTAATTTCTTCAATGCAAATATTGGCTTACATTATAGAATTTGACAGACCTTTTGGGGTTTTCTTATTATTTAATAGGTTCATATTTCGTATTTTCGCTTAAACGAAAAATTAATTAAAATCATATAAAAATGAAAGTTACTATAGTAGGGGCAGGTGCCGTAGGTGCCAGTTGTGCCGAATATATTGCTATTAAAGATTTCGCATCAGAGATCGTTCTTGTAGATATTAAAGAAGGCTTTGCTGAAGGTAAAGCAATGGATCTTATGCAAACAGCTTCCCTTAATGGATTTGATTCAAAAATAACGGGAGTTACAGGTGATTATTCAAAAACCGCAGGAAGTGATGTTGTGGTGATAACCAGTGGAATTCCACGTAAGCCGGGAATGACCAGGGAGGAACTTATAGGGATTAATGCCAATATTGTAAAGGAAGTTTCTGCCAGCCTTATTAAGTATTCTCCCGAAACTGTTGTGATCGTAGTAAGTAATCCAATGGATACTATGACCTATCTGGTTCATAAAACAACCGGCTTGCCAAAAAACAGGATTATTGGAATGGGCGGGGCTCTTGATAGTGCCCGCTTTAAATATTTCTTAAGTGAAGCCCTTGAGTGCCCACCTTCAGATGTTGACGGGATGGTTATTGGAGGTCATAGTGATACAGGCATGGTGCCATTGGCACGATTGGCCACAAGAAACTCGGTACCGGTTACCGCTTTTTTATCTGAAGACCGGTTGAACCAGGTTACAGAAGATACAAAAGTTGGAGGAGCTACCCTTACCAAACTATTAGGAACGAGTGCGTGGTATGCACCGGGTGCTGCGGTTTCTGCCCTGGTACAGGCAATTGCATGTGATCAAAAGAAATTGTTCCCATGTTCAGTATTGCTTGAGGGGGAATACGGTTTAAATGATCTTTGTATAGGTGTTCCTGCAATTTTAGGAAAAAATGGATTGGAAAAGATCGTAGAAATTGAATTGAATGAAGCTGAGAAATCAAAGATGCAGGAAAGTGCGAAAGGAGTAAAAGGAACCAATGATCTATTGGAATTTTAATTCTTTTAACCCTCAAATATGCATAAAAAATGGCCGCAGCAGTTGCGGCTTTTTTTATGTATAAAAGTTAAAGTATTCAAAAAAAAAATATTGGGATTTGAATTATGAAGTCCTATATTTGTCCGTTTTATAAAATGACCTAAATATTAAGGAATAATGCAGAATAAAGGACTGATCAAGGTTTTTGCTATTTTATTTGGATTGGTATGTATCTACCAGTTATCCTTTACTTTTATTGCCGCCAGTGCAGAAAGTAAAGCAGAAGCTCACGCTGAAAGAACAATTTCTACCAACGTTGAGAATTACTCGGTATTAAGAGACCAGGCCGAAGAGCGGTATCTTGATTCTATTGGAAATGAATCCATCTTTGCCGGAATCACCTATAACGAGGCAAAGGACAAAGAATTAAATAAAGGACTTGACTTAAAAGGGGGGATCAATGTTATCCTTCAAATTTCTGTTAAAGATATTTTAAGAGGTCTTGCCAATAACAGCCAGGATCCTGCCTTCAATCAGGCGTTGGCCGAAGCAGATGCTGCTCAGAAAAACAGTCAGGATGATTATATAGACCTTTTCTTTAAAGCTTATAATGATATACCTAATGCACGGTTAGCAACGCCAGATCTTTTTGCCAATAAATCATTGAGTGAAGAGGTGAATTTCGAAATGAATAATGCTGAAGTAGAGCCTATTCTTCGAAACAAGGTAAATGAGTCTATTTCTTCAGCATTTGAAGTTTTAAGAAAGCGTATCGATAAATTTGGTGTTACCCAACCAAATATCCAAAGATTAGGAAATTCAGGAAGGATTCTTGTTGAGCTTCCCGGTGCAAAAGACATCAACAGGGTTAAGGGATTACTTCAAAGTACAGCCCAGTTGGAATTCTGGTTTGTTCATAAGAACAATGAGTTCGGAAATTTTCTTTTTGATGCCAATAGCGTTATTGCACAAACAGTAAGACCAACAGAAAAAACGGAAACTCCGGTTACAGAGTCTGACACTATTACTGAGGCTACAGAAGATGATGAAATAGAAGCGCTTCTTGCAAGTGCCGAGGATACTGCTGCAGCACCGCAAACGGGTAACAACCCATTACTGGAGCTTATAGTTTCTCCAGGTTTTCAGGGTAGTCCTGTTTTGGCAACTTTCAGAGCTCAGGATACTTCAAAAGTGAGAGAGTATTTAAACCTTCCACAGGTAAAATCTTTATTGCCTTCAGATTTAAGATATGCTGAATTCGCATGGGGTGTGCCTAAGAATAATTTTGTTGAATTATATGCTTTGAAAGGAAACCGCGAGAATATACCGCAGTTAACAGGAGATGTTGTTACAGATGCTCAACAAACTTTTGACCAGTTAGGAAGAGTTGCTGTTTCTATGCAAATGAACGGTAAAGGTGCTAAAACCTGGGAAGAAATGACCGGCCGTGCATATTCAGAACAAAGTAATATTGCTATAGTTCTTGACAGGACCGTGTATTCTGCCCCCGGGGTAAGTACCGGGCCAATTAGTGGAGGTAGAAGTGAGATCACAGGAGATTTTGATATTACCGAAGGTCAGGATTTGGCTAACGTATTACGGGCAGGTAAACTTCCGGCTTCAGCCGCAATTATTCAAAGTGAGATCGTAGGACCATCTTTGGGACAGGAATCAATTGATAGTGGTATTAATTCATTTGCTATTGCACTTGTATTTGTATTGTTATGGATGATCTTCTATTATGGTAAAGCGGGTATTTTTGCAGATGTTGCCCTGGTGGTAAACATTCTGTTTATTTTCGGGATCCTTGCGGGTCTTGGTGCGGTACTAACTTTACCCGGAATCGCCGGTATTGTATTAACAATAGGTATGTCCGTTGATGCGAACGTACTTATATTTGAAAGGATCAAGGAAGAGCTTGCCAAAGGAAAAGCTCAAAAGGATGCCATTAAAGATGGTTTCAACAATGCACTTTCTTCAATTCTTGATGCCAACATTACAACAGGTCTTACAGGTTTGATATTACTGGTATTGGGTACGGGTCCTATTAAAGGATTTGCTACTACTTTATTAATAGGTATTGCAACCTCTTTATTCACTGCTATTTTTATTACAAGATTGTTTATTGATGCTTACGGAAAAAATGGAAAAGATCTTCCGTTTAGTACTTCCTGGACCAAAAACATTCTTAAAAATCTAAATATAGATTTTCTTGCAAAGAAGAAAATTGCATATGTTATTTCTGGGGTACTTATTTTAATTAGTATCGCTTCCTTTATGATCAATGGTCTTAATCAAGGTGTTGATTTTGTAGGTGGAAGAACTTATACAGTAAGATTTGCAGATGATGTGAGTCCAACAGAGGTTCAGGATGACCTTATCGCTGCTTTTGGAAGCGCCGAGGCTAAAACCTTCGGAGCAAACAATCAGCTTAAAATCACCACCAAATATAAAGTAGAAGATGAAGGAGAAGCTGTAGATACTGAAATACAGCAAATGATGTATGATGCACTACAATCTTACCTTCCGCAGGATGTAACTTTTGAGAATTTTGCCTCAGGATCTGGTGAAAGGTCAATTGGGATCCTGCAATCTATGAAAGTAGGGCCTACCATTGCCGATGATATTAAAAATGATTCCTTCTGGGCTATCATTGGATCTCTTATTGTTGTTTTCTTATATATCCTGTTGCGATTTAGAAAATGGCAATACAGTTTAGGGGCAGTGGCAGCCGTAGCACATGATGTTATTATAGTACTTGGTATATTTTCTTTGTTCTATAACATTATGCCTTTTAGTATGGAGATCAACCAGGCATTCATTGCAGCAATCCTAACTGTTGTAGGTTACTCATTGAACGATACCGTGGTAATATTTGACAGGATAAGGGAATTTGTAAACGAACATTCTACCTGGCCGTTGGGAAAAACTGTAAATAAGGCTTTGAACAGTACTATGAGCAGAACCCTTAATACCTCTTTAACCACTATTATTGTATTACTTGCTATCTTTATATTTGGAGGTGAGAGTCTTCGCGGATTCATGTTTGCAATGATCGTGGGTATTATTGTAGGTACTTATTCTTCCCTGTTTATTGCAACCCCTGTTATGGTTGACAGTATTAAAAAGAAGGAGAAATTTGACAGTAAAAAGAAAGTTGCTGCTTAATAACAGTAATGATAAATATTTTAAAAGGCTACCTCACAGGGTAGCCTTTTTTTTTTCTGGGATTTTTCCTTTAGCAGTGTACTAGAGGCTTAATATCCAAGCTGATGATATAGTTCGTATACAGCGAATTGAATTGATAACTGATGAGTACATTAGTATCCAGAGGGGTGATTTATTGTGCTGAAATTGGGATGGAGGCAGGCATCTTTAAAAGGAATAACCCTCGCCGCCTTGTAAATCTGAAATAAAAAGAGGCCCCCGTTTCCCGAAGCCTCTTATTTGATGTTATTTAATTTTGCGTGAATCTAATCTCTTGTAAACCTTATTTTATCCCCTGTTTCGATATTCCATTCTTCTACCTTACCTGCATTGAGCTCAAGAATGAATTGAGCAGGAAAATTGGAGGGGATTGAAGTTTCGGTTAAGGGTACGGCATTCTCGTGAAAGCTTACTACAATGCTGTCTTTGTTATAAAAAATGAGATCCAGCGGAATGTAGGTGTTTTTCATATAAAAAGATCTGGAGGCTTCATTTGAATAGATGAAGAGCATACCCTGATTCTCTCCCAGCGACTTCCGGTACATTAAGCCTGTTTCCCTTTCATAAGGAGTGTCGGCTATTTCAATATCAATGGTTCTTTCGACCTCACCTCCTTTAAGAAAACTAAGTTCTCCTTCTTTAGTAAAGAGAATTTCTTCTGTTTCTATGCTTGACTCTTTAGGCTCATTGGCACAGGAAAAAAGCATTCCGGTGGTAAGTGAAAATATAAAAATTCCTTTTATGCACTTTCTCATACTGTCGTTGGTTTAACGGACCTGAACATAAAGTAGAACCCTGCAATAATAAAAGGAATACTCAACCATTGACCCGTATTTAATCCCATTACGATCTCATTTTCTCCCTGGGGTTCCTTTAGGAATTCTACAAAGAAGCGAACGGTCCATAATAAAACAAGAAATAATCCAAACAAATATCCCAGGCGGTGTTTTTTATCGGTTTTCCAGTAAGTAAACCATAAAACCAGGAATATTATAAGGTAACAAAAAGATTCATAAAGCTGGGCGGGATGCCTGGGGAAGGTTTCTCCCAGTTTCTGAAAGATCACTCCAAAATCTGAATTGGTAGGTTTTCCAATAATTTCTGAATTCATGAAATTTCCAATCCTTATAAATATTGCACCACTTGCTACCGGGATCACAACCCGGTCAAGGATCCATAAAACCGGCTTATCCAGTACATTTTTCCTGTAAAGGTACATTGCTATTATAATTCCTATGGCAGCACCGTGGCTTGCCAATCCTCTAAACCCGGTAAATTCAAATTCAGGTTCAAACTTCACCGGTAAGAATATTTCCAATAAATGATGCTGAAAATAATCCCAATCATAAAATATAACATGGCCCAATCTGGCTCCTATAAGGGTTGCAAGCACGGTATAAATAAAAAGAGAATCCAGTTTCTCAACAGCGATCCCCTCTTTAATATAAATACTTTTCATAATGTACCAGCCCAGCCCAAAAGCGATAAGGAACATTAAACTGTAGTAATGAAGGGTGAAAAAACCCAGATCCAATCCTTCAGAAGGATTCCAGACAATAGCATTGAAGAGCATTCAGGAAATTTTTAATTATAAAAGTAAAGATACGTATTTGCGTTGTTTTGAGAAGATTTCAGGGAATTTTATAATAATCTGTCTACGGGACAGGGTCATACCCTTTTCCTCCCCAGGGATTACAGCTCGCTATTCGCTTTATTCCAAGCCAACTCCCCTTAAAAAACCCATGCTTTTCCAGGGCCTCTTTGGTGTATTGAGAACAGGTTGGGGTATACCGGCAGGTTGCGGGAGTAAGCGGGGAAATCGCCTTTTGATAGAATTTCACCAGCAAAATAAAAGGGATTGCAAGCCATCTTTTCAACATAGTAACTGGCTATAAATTTTAATTAATCCAGGGAGAATGTAGTTCCTTCTTTCCCGTCCTTTAACTGAATTCCCAAAGAAGCCAACTGGTCCCTTATTTGATCGCTGGTAGAAAAATCCTTATTACTACGGGCCTGGGCCCTTAGGTTAATAAGAAGTTCCACAGCTCCTGATAGTTTTTCGCGACTGTCCTCATTTACTATAACGGTGTCCTGTAAACCCAATACATCAAATAAAAATGCCTGCATGGTATCCTTAAGTAAGCTTTTATCCTCTGAGGTAATTTTTTCTTCTCCTTCTTTAATGCCATTAACGAATTTCACAGCATCAAAAAGTGTAGCGATAAGGATTGGACTGTTGAAATCATCATTCATAGCATCATAACAACGTTGTCTCCAGGATTCCAGTTCCAGAGTTGAACTTTCAGATACCGCTAAGTTATCAATATTCCTGAAGGCATCCATTAACCGGTTGAATCCCTTTTCACTTGCTTTTAGTGCCTCATCAGAGAAATCAAGAATACTTCGGTAATGCGCCTGAAGCATAAAAAATCTTGCTGCCGATGGGCTGTAGGCCTTGCTTAGATGTTGATTGTCCCCCGTGAAAATTTCAGTAGGCAGGATGTTGTTGCCGGTACTCTTTGCCATCTTCTGGCCATTAAGGGTCAACATGTTGGCATGCATCCAGTAATTAACAGGAGTTTTGCCGGTGGCTGCTTCTCCCTGTGCAATTTCACACTCATGATGCGGGAATTTAAGATCCATTCCGCCGCCATGAATATCAAATTCCTCACCCAGGTATTTGGTGCTCATTACGGTGCATTCCAGATGCCATCCCGGGAAGCCATCACTCCAGGGCGAAGGCCATCTCATAATGTGCTGAGGTTCTGCTTTTTTCCAGAGCGCAAAATCCTGCGGATTTCTCTTATCACTTTGGGCATTGAGTTCACGCGTATTGGCAACCATATCTTCAAGAGCCCTTCCGCTTAATTTTCCATACTGGTGATCTTTATTGAATTTGATCACATCAAAATATACAGATCCATTCACCTCGTAGGCAAAACCTTTTTCAATAATGGTTTTAATAGTTTCAATTTGCTCAACAATATGGCCCGTGGCTGTAGGTTCTATGCTAGGGGGAAGATTATTGAATTTTTGAAGGATATTATGAAAATCTACGGTGTAGCGTTGCACTACCTCCATAGGTTCTATTTGTTCTATACGCGCTTTTTTGGCAATCCTGTCTTCTCCCGTTTCGGCATCGTTCTCGAGATGTCCTGCATCTGTAATATTTCGCACATAGCGAACCTTGTATCCCAAATGCTTTAAATATCTAAAAACAAGATCAAAGGAAATAAAGGTGCGGCAATTACCTAAATGAACATTGCTGTAAACGGTGGGACCACAAACATACATTCCAATATTACCCTCAGTAAGCGGAGTGAAGATCTCTTTTTCTCCATTAATAGAATTGTATATCTTTAAGCTTTGTTCTTTATATAATGCCATAAAAATGATCTTTCAGGAAAGTTACGCCAGGGAATATTAAAAAGCTGTATCCAGTTTAATGTAATCTAAAAATTCTCTTTTTATACCGGGATCTTTAAATGCTCCGCCAAATTCACTTGTAACGGTGCTGCTGTCAATATCCCTAATTCCACGGCTGTTCACACAAAGGTGTTTGGCGTCTATAACACAGGCAACATCTGGAGTTCCCAGCGCCTGCTGTAATTCCTGAACAATTTGCATGGTCATTCTTTCCTGCACCTGGGGCCGTTTTGCGTAATGGTCTACCAGACGGTTCATTTTTGACAACCCTATTACTCTGCCTTTAGAAATATAAGCTACATGCGCTTTTCCCACAATTGGAAGTAAATGGTGCTCACAGGTAGAATAAACTGTAATGTTTTTCTCTACCAGCATTTCCCCATATTTATATTTATTCTCAAAAGTTGAAGCTTTGGGCTTACGTTGTGGGTCAAGACCTGAAAATATCTCTTTTACAAACATCTTTGCAACCCGCAGGGGAGTGCCTTTCAAACTATCATCATTAAGATCCATTCCCAATGTTTCAAGAATGTGTTTAACGTCCTCAGTTATAAGGGCAATTTTATCTGTATCACTTAAATTAAAAGCATCTTCTCTCATGGGGTTTTCGGCGCTGCTAAATGCGTGGGCATCACCCATCTCTTCTATTTCATTTTCTAAATGGTCTATCTTCATAGCACTTTTTGTATAGTAGTCGTAATATGTTTAAATCGCTTGCAAAGATAAGTATTTTCAGCTACTTATGGGCAAAGATTACGGGAGCCTGTTTCAATGTTACAGTAAATTGCTTAATTTGCATGAAGCTCATTTTTAATATGAAATTTCTGTATAGCCTGTTAATTGTATTCGCCTTTGTGTTACTGGGTGTTAACAAGTCTTTCTCGCAAGGGGACAGGTGTTCTACTATACAGCCATTTTGTGCGGGAGATTCACAGTTGGTATTTCCAAATTCCAATCCGCAAAGCGGCGGCAGGCCTGTTGCCGAAGCTGGCCCGTCCTATGGATGCCTGGTGACACAACCTTATCCAGCATGGTATTTTTTAAAAGTAGGTGAAGCAGGATCCCTAATTTTTGATATCATCCAGAGTGAAAATCCCGATGGCTCAGGTACTCTTATTGATGTTGATTTTATAGTGTGGGGGCCATTTGATGCAGATGA encodes the following:
- the cysS gene encoding cysteine--tRNA ligase, whose product is MALYKEQSLKIYNSINGEKEIFTPLTEGNIGMYVCGPTVYSNVHLGNCRTFISFDLVFRYLKHLGYKVRYVRNITDAGHLENDAETGEDRIAKKARIEQIEPMEVVQRYTVDFHNILQKFNNLPPSIEPTATGHIVEQIETIKTIIEKGFAYEVNGSVYFDVIKFNKDHQYGKLSGRALEDMVANTRELNAQSDKRNPQDFALWKKAEPQHIMRWPSPWSDGFPGWHLECTVMSTKYLGEEFDIHGGGMDLKFPHHECEIAQGEAATGKTPVNYWMHANMLTLNGQKMAKSTGNNILPTEIFTGDNQHLSKAYSPSAARFFMLQAHYRSILDFSDEALKASEKGFNRLMDAFRNIDNLAVSESSTLELESWRQRCYDAMNDDFNSPILIATLFDAVKFVNGIKEGEEKITSEDKSLLKDTMQAFLFDVLGLQDTVIVNEDSREKLSGAVELLINLRAQARSNKDFSTSDQIRDQLASLGIQLKDGKEGTTFSLD
- the folE gene encoding GTP cyclohydrolase I FolE, with product MKIDHLENEIEEMGDAHAFSSAENPMREDAFNLSDTDKIALITEDVKHILETLGMDLNDDSLKGTPLRVAKMFVKEIFSGLDPQRKPKASTFENKYKYGEMLVEKNITVYSTCEHHLLPIVGKAHVAYISKGRVIGLSKMNRLVDHYAKRPQVQERMTMQIVQELQQALGTPDVACVIDAKHLCVNSRGIRDIDSSTVTSEFGGAFKDPGIKREFLDYIKLDTAF